A window of the Haloarcula litorea genome harbors these coding sequences:
- a CDS encoding sulfatase-like hydrolase/transferase translates to MKNIVFITVDSLRADYVFGPRAPDSIGTLSSISDQWRSFPNAFANAPYTKQSFLSLLSGTYPWTFDSPEDGFEQDRPHVAELLSESGYVTGGFHTNTYLSPTYNYDRGFDYYLGRDTGGISDTESAVSARFSTMVERAVTMRGLSRAIFWAYKNAGKKLGVQLGSNLYKPASELNDAVIDWVKQCSRPVFAWVHYMDVHNPYYPHEGTVSENISRRKAVKLFHKVNDLRSDADDEDIATLERLYRGEIEYFDRELGDLLDRLDRTLGLDNTLVVFTSDHGEAFNEHEYVFHPGSALYEENVHIPLLVRGTDIEPIEVSTPVTNADIVPTILRAAGVKPPASTVGIDLSSIEEQSGERVVFVESYDKTDGGVMATDGRYKLIRDLETGEESLYDRRREETEVTLHTQEYNNVYTTLRSELDEHLRTVTQRESNDSNVEVTEDVRLRLRKLGYDE, encoded by the coding sequence ATGAAGAATATTGTTTTCATCACGGTAGATTCGTTGCGAGCGGACTACGTCTTCGGTCCACGTGCGCCGGACTCGATTGGGACTCTCTCCTCGATAAGCGATCAGTGGCGTAGTTTTCCAAACGCGTTCGCGAACGCCCCCTACACGAAGCAGTCCTTTCTATCGCTCCTAAGTGGGACATATCCGTGGACGTTTGATTCACCGGAAGACGGATTCGAACAAGACAGGCCTCACGTGGCAGAATTACTGTCGGAGTCAGGCTATGTCACGGGAGGGTTCCATACGAATACATACCTCAGTCCGACATACAATTACGACCGTGGATTTGACTACTATTTAGGCCGGGACACAGGGGGGATCTCCGATACCGAGAGCGCGGTGAGCGCCAGATTCAGTACGATGGTTGAACGGGCGGTAACGATGCGAGGGCTCTCACGAGCCATCTTCTGGGCGTACAAAAACGCCGGAAAGAAGCTCGGGGTTCAGCTGGGGAGCAACCTCTATAAACCGGCTTCGGAACTCAACGACGCCGTTATTGACTGGGTAAAACAGTGCTCGCGGCCTGTGTTTGCCTGGGTTCACTATATGGACGTACATAACCCGTACTACCCACACGAGGGGACCGTCAGCGAGAATATCAGCCGTCGAAAAGCAGTAAAGTTGTTCCATAAGGTCAACGACCTGCGCAGCGATGCCGACGACGAAGACATCGCCACGCTGGAACGACTGTACCGGGGAGAGATCGAATATTTCGACCGGGAACTCGGGGACCTGCTGGACCGTCTTGACCGGACGCTCGGACTCGACAATACGCTCGTTGTTTTCACCTCAGACCACGGAGAAGCGTTCAACGAACACGAGTACGTCTTTCATCCCGGCAGTGCGCTCTACGAGGAGAACGTTCACATCCCACTACTGGTCCGAGGCACTGACATCGAACCGATTGAAGTGTCGACTCCCGTTACAAACGCTGATATAGTTCCGACAATACTCAGGGCTGCTGGGGTCAAGCCACCCGCGTCTACTGTTGGAATCGATCTGTCGTCGATTGAAGAACAGTCGGGGGAGAGAGTCGTGTTCGTTGAGAGCTACGACAAGACCGATGGTGGTGTGATGGCAACCGACGGCCGGTATAAGTTGATACGGGATCTCGAGACGGGTGAGGAGTCACTGTACGACCGACGACGGGAAGAGACAGAAGTCACGCTCCACACGCAAGAGTATAACAACGTATATACGACCCTTCGGTCGGAACTCGACGAACACCTGCGGACGGTCACGCAAAGAGAGAGCAACGATTCAAACGTCGAAGTTACCGAGGATGTCCGACTCCGATTGCGGAAGCTTGGCTACGACGAGTGA
- a CDS encoding FG-GAP repeat domain-containing protein, protein MVEFRHERVDDQPPCVKLGFCLAVDLTGNGCDDIVVGGYGDGFPGKEYLWRAEQAGVPTGSLRSGLGIDESNLFWYENPGFERHEVSFTPALDVGGAVGDITGSGSPNVVAGQGLNNTDVYWFEPGSDPRTRWNRYLLTSRFEKYHDLLVADVDNDGDPEVVGLSQEDETVFYYDIPSNPREEPWPDRCLHVVDGTLEVEGVAVVDIDGDGQTEIIAGPHIFHRDPDTAAGWRREQIASGWDNTRLAVADLDNDGELEVVLSEGDSPHLGTHPGRVAWFDPPEWDEHVLGDDFFCPHTLEVADFSGDGRLDIYVAEMGLGKQEEPRHVIFANCGDGEFTERTVYTGIETHEASAVDLTGNGLPDIVGKSYGPDHHVDIWYNTI, encoded by the coding sequence ATGGTGGAATTCAGACACGAGAGAGTCGACGACCAACCACCCTGCGTAAAACTCGGGTTCTGTCTCGCGGTCGATCTTACTGGGAACGGCTGTGATGACATCGTCGTCGGCGGGTACGGTGACGGGTTCCCCGGGAAAGAGTATCTCTGGCGCGCCGAGCAAGCAGGTGTTCCCACGGGTTCGCTCCGCTCCGGGCTCGGGATCGACGAGTCCAATCTATTCTGGTATGAAAACCCGGGGTTCGAGCGCCACGAAGTCTCGTTCACTCCCGCGCTTGACGTTGGCGGCGCAGTCGGCGATATAACGGGTTCAGGGAGTCCTAATGTGGTGGCTGGACAGGGACTGAACAACACGGATGTATACTGGTTTGAGCCAGGTTCAGACCCACGCACGCGTTGGAACCGGTATCTGCTCACGAGCAGGTTCGAAAAGTACCACGATCTGCTCGTCGCCGATGTCGATAACGACGGGGACCCCGAAGTTGTCGGCCTCTCACAAGAGGATGAGACGGTATTCTACTACGATATCCCGTCAAACCCCCGCGAAGAACCGTGGCCGGATCGATGCCTGCACGTAGTTGACGGCACCCTCGAAGTCGAGGGCGTAGCGGTTGTCGACATCGACGGTGATGGACAGACCGAGATTATTGCCGGCCCTCACATATTCCACCGTGACCCAGACACCGCAGCTGGCTGGCGCCGGGAGCAGATCGCATCTGGGTGGGACAACACCCGCCTCGCCGTCGCGGACCTCGACAACGACGGGGAGTTAGAGGTGGTGCTCTCGGAGGGAGACTCTCCGCATCTAGGGACACATCCGGGACGGGTCGCTTGGTTCGACCCGCCTGAATGGGATGAGCACGTGCTGGGAGACGATTTCTTTTGTCCACACACGCTCGAAGTTGCGGATTTCAGCGGTGACGGCCGGCTCGACATCTACGTTGCCGAGATGGGGCTGGGGAAACAGGAAGAGCCTAGGCACGTCATTTTTGCAAACTGCGGTGACGGAGAGTTCACGGAGCGGACTGTCTATACTGGGATCGAGACACACGAAGCGAGTGCAGTTGACCTGACCGGCAACGGACTTCCGGATATTGTCGGGAAATCGTACGGCCCAGACCACCACGTGGATATCTGGTACAATACGATATGA
- a CDS encoding lipopolysaccharide biosynthesis protein, which yields MKEKLRALVRRLLPTGGIVEQTVLSGAWMGAMNFVGRGLQLVMVVILANLLDPSDFGLLGIALLVLSGLNKFSKLGLDAAVIQDKENDIDHYINTMWLMQLSRGALIAGIMIAIAPLVGSVFNEPRAVLVVQVLALSPLLEAARNPAVVYFQKNMNFHMEFLYQMSGSITRFVVSLAWAIVSPTVWALVAGLLSARFLRIVFSYLAHDYRPWPEFNIEYAKELINFGKWITANSILYFLYSEGDDAVVGWLLTSTALGFYQTAYRLSNAPATEITQVIANVMFPAFSTLQEDIAAMREAYYRMLQMTMFIACPMAFGIAAVAEVFILTFIGEEWIAMVVVMQLLAGYGLMRALGKTMGPLWKAIGRPDYVTKLSALRVAILAVLVIPMTNRFGIEGTAFLVSAVYLFPMLPIDTYLIIRSIEGSYRRFAEEIVYPLVASIGMFVAVGRVDQLFPGGAGILEFVTLVGVGAVVYTALVGVFAFKFEWNIEENLRSIVDAVI from the coding sequence ATGAAAGAGAAACTGCGGGCGCTCGTCCGACGACTACTCCCGACCGGAGGTATCGTTGAGCAGACAGTTCTGAGCGGCGCGTGGATGGGGGCTATGAACTTCGTCGGACGGGGCCTCCAGTTGGTGATGGTCGTCATCCTCGCGAACCTCCTGGATCCAAGTGACTTCGGACTGCTCGGAATCGCCTTGCTGGTCTTGAGCGGACTCAACAAATTCTCTAAGCTGGGTCTTGACGCGGCAGTAATTCAGGACAAGGAAAACGATATCGACCACTATATAAACACGATGTGGCTGATGCAACTCAGCCGCGGGGCGCTCATCGCGGGGATAATGATCGCGATAGCTCCGCTTGTCGGCTCCGTATTCAACGAACCGCGTGCAGTTCTCGTCGTCCAAGTTCTCGCTCTCTCACCGCTTTTGGAAGCCGCTCGGAATCCCGCTGTCGTGTATTTCCAGAAGAATATGAACTTCCATATGGAGTTTCTCTATCAGATGAGCGGATCTATTACCCGGTTTGTCGTCTCGCTTGCGTGGGCGATAGTTTCTCCAACGGTCTGGGCACTGGTCGCTGGACTTCTCTCGGCCCGGTTTCTCAGGATCGTATTCTCGTATCTTGCGCACGACTACCGTCCCTGGCCAGAGTTTAATATCGAGTACGCAAAGGAACTCATTAACTTCGGAAAGTGGATTACGGCAAACTCGATACTCTATTTCCTATACAGCGAGGGCGATGACGCAGTCGTCGGATGGCTACTCACGTCAACCGCGCTGGGATTCTACCAGACAGCTTACCGACTGTCGAACGCCCCGGCGACAGAAATCACCCAGGTGATTGCGAACGTGATGTTCCCCGCGTTTTCGACCTTACAGGAAGATATCGCTGCGATGCGTGAGGCGTACTACCGGATGTTGCAAATGACGATGTTCATCGCCTGCCCGATGGCGTTCGGCATAGCGGCTGTCGCAGAGGTATTCATTCTGACATTTATTGGCGAGGAGTGGATCGCGATGGTGGTCGTTATGCAACTGCTCGCGGGGTACGGGCTTATGAGGGCACTCGGGAAGACGATGGGGCCGCTCTGGAAGGCGATTGGCCGCCCCGACTACGTGACGAAGCTCTCTGCACTCAGAGTCGCTATCCTCGCGGTCTTGGTCATTCCGATGACCAATCGGTTTGGCATCGAGGGGACTGCGTTCCTCGTTTCGGCGGTGTATCTCTTCCCGATGCTGCCTATCGACACGTATCTTATTATTCGTTCAATAGAGGGGTCGTACCGACGCTTTGCCGAAGAAATCGTGTATCCGCTGGTAGCCAGCATCGGGATGTTTGTTGCTGTCGGACGGGTTGACCAGTTATTCCCCGGTGGAGCAGGAATCCTCGAGTTCGTGACCCTCGTTGGTGTCGGCGCCGTGGTTTACACTGCATTAGTCGGAGTATTCGCATTCAAATTTGAGTGGAATATCGAGGAGAACCTCAGGTCGATCGTCGATGCAGTCATCTGA
- a CDS encoding glycosyltransferase — MAAATDEEVPATSDRDATDQPSSDTDCQTRPVAELTGEDRPRLAFFIPDLSVGGAEQVTVTIVNGLVTRGYEVDLLVSRLQGELRSELSELVTVVELPPSRTPVLGVAAHLPAIVTYLRRSEPAVLFPQLAHPSVVCLAINRYMDVDTAIIPTHHSAFGEGTNGTTKDVVVNRLVPRLYPAADRIVAVSRGVGDSIVDRTPVESEDLSVLHNPVDVAAIRESAQEPVDHEFIMDDDTDVILFVGRHARQKDLGIWLRAFEQVHNQVPSARAVIVGKGPHREELLTTIDERGLSDVVSVPGFVQNPYKYMNQADVFLLSSRYEGLPTVLIEALAVGCPVVSTDCPSGPREILDDGDYGRLVPVSDSAGLADAVVETLADPGGSERLRDRANDFAPNAVLDEYERFIQKHVTRT; from the coding sequence TTGGCAGCCGCCACGGATGAGGAGGTGCCAGCGACAAGTGACCGGGACGCCACAGACCAGCCCTCCTCCGACACGGACTGCCAGACGAGGCCAGTGGCGGAGCTGACGGGTGAAGACCGACCGCGACTCGCGTTTTTCATTCCTGACCTGTCTGTCGGTGGGGCTGAACAGGTCACCGTCACGATCGTGAATGGCCTCGTTACCCGTGGATACGAGGTTGACTTGCTCGTCTCGCGACTGCAGGGTGAACTGCGGTCCGAACTCTCGGAGCTGGTGACAGTCGTTGAATTGCCCCCATCTCGGACCCCCGTGCTGGGGGTCGCCGCTCACCTGCCGGCAATCGTCACATATCTCCGTCGTAGCGAGCCGGCGGTCTTGTTCCCACAGTTGGCGCATCCGAGCGTGGTGTGTCTCGCGATAAATAGATATATGGATGTCGACACAGCTATAATTCCAACTCACCACTCGGCGTTCGGCGAGGGCACTAACGGGACCACGAAAGATGTCGTCGTTAATCGGCTTGTGCCGCGGCTATATCCCGCGGCTGATCGGATTGTCGCCGTTTCGCGTGGCGTTGGCGACAGCATCGTCGACCGGACACCAGTCGAGAGTGAGGACCTGTCTGTGTTGCACAATCCTGTTGATGTGGCTGCGATCAGGGAGAGCGCCCAGGAACCGGTTGACCACGAGTTTATAATGGATGACGACACCGATGTCATCTTATTCGTTGGCAGGCACGCACGACAGAAAGATCTTGGAATATGGCTTCGAGCGTTCGAACAGGTGCACAACCAGGTTCCCAGTGCCCGGGCGGTAATCGTGGGAAAGGGGCCGCACCGGGAGGAGTTGCTGACGACTATTGACGAGCGCGGCCTCTCGGATGTCGTGTCCGTGCCAGGCTTTGTCCAAAATCCATATAAATATATGAATCAGGCGGACGTGTTTCTCCTCTCCTCACGGTACGAAGGATTGCCGACCGTGCTGATCGAGGCGCTAGCGGTCGGGTGTCCGGTCGTCTCCACCGACTGCCCAAGCGGGCCGCGCGAGATCCTTGACGACGGGGACTACGGGCGGCTCGTACCAGTCAGTGACTCCGCTGGACTGGCAGATGCTGTCGTGGAAACACTAGCCGACCCCGGTGGGAGCGAGAGACTGCGCGACCGAGCGAACGATTTCGCCCCGAACGCAGTGCTTGACGAGTATGAACGGTTCATTCAGAAACACGTTACACGGACCTGA
- a CDS encoding Ig-like domain-containing protein — protein sequence MSTENISDFGAVPNPDDPDFSSAKQNWRAVLDAANAAGDNGTVYVPAGTYYFARDNRSSFFEFGGAEPRGISIRGDGPKKSTLAVSRHTDDDAYPIQTGFYYADGVDHGTVEIADVRLDGNYENLSNLRAKGGGSRCINMKGAGDAHLTRVHVRGWYQEAILGRDMLRSVDYCTFEETAIADHNYSNGGHIGHHISTHASKGNPLEVTNSLFVDCSGSAIDVRYNEGEIRMHDCYVSGTGANLCKLSASSRFDVRRVYHRANTPSLESKLDAIDGENFYGRCFVQRISDRADATPTLYLQNVETRDHMGYAIQAGAGQLVLEGDMVAIHNSTFSIPDEVLRDHSDSYFTNVSVDRLSIHDCKENLFGTQHSDGTIATLTRDNNQSGLGSPGNITIKSDNPGGTPFQPATPAASEVGIAANTDGSPSVSWQSPTNSVTEGDVVHLQVEASDSEDSDDSLTVEYRTDGGSWSTMAYDSNTGTYEADWDTATISDGTHTLEARATDSAGNSASAKIEIAVRGPVFNDWTPRWESSHDDWSIISGSEFTGGYALAFEHSGGNRTRYGASYDTVGKPADVELLDKFRVPVFNSDSDLGFHARAYLRASVSGGNENGYWIEVENRRNAFRLGKYTNGSTATLKRFGTPVEDTFYYRRFRVEGDTVKAKIWQADQSEPADWDVTLTDTDHSNGWVGLGSYDAGRVETDVFSVATGGASAQFAGGDETTKQDESPSISWQFPSSGSTLGGTVSLRATASDSEDSDDSLTVEYRTDGGSWSTMAYDSNTGTYEADWDTATISDGTHTLEARATDSAGNSASAKIDATVKNAPVVEEFSVTQTKNQDWNEYEIDWSVADSSADLDMVVSTLRHNGAVVSAQSTRISGDSASYLHALRDRGTADEIRLTVNDTENRTHTESKTL from the coding sequence ATGAGTACCGAAAACATCTCAGATTTCGGTGCTGTGCCGAACCCAGATGACCCTGATTTCTCGTCGGCGAAGCAGAATTGGCGAGCAGTCTTAGACGCAGCGAATGCCGCTGGAGATAATGGGACAGTGTACGTGCCCGCTGGCACCTATTATTTCGCGCGCGACAACCGCTCCTCGTTCTTCGAGTTCGGTGGTGCTGAGCCACGCGGTATCTCAATCCGAGGCGATGGACCCAAGAAGTCGACACTCGCGGTCAGTCGACACACCGACGACGACGCCTATCCGATCCAGACGGGCTTCTACTACGCCGACGGAGTCGACCACGGAACTGTCGAGATAGCTGACGTCCGCCTCGACGGAAACTACGAGAACCTCTCGAATCTCCGGGCGAAAGGCGGCGGCTCGCGCTGCATCAATATGAAGGGAGCGGGTGACGCCCATCTCACTCGGGTCCACGTGCGCGGATGGTATCAAGAGGCCATCCTGGGCCGGGATATGCTACGGTCAGTGGATTATTGCACGTTCGAGGAGACAGCCATCGCGGACCATAATTACTCGAACGGTGGTCACATCGGTCACCACATCTCCACCCACGCATCGAAGGGAAACCCTCTCGAAGTGACGAACTCGCTATTCGTCGACTGCTCGGGCAGCGCTATCGACGTCCGTTACAACGAGGGCGAGATCCGAATGCACGACTGCTACGTGTCGGGAACCGGCGCGAACCTCTGTAAACTGAGCGCGAGTTCGCGCTTCGACGTCCGACGCGTCTACCACCGCGCCAACACCCCGTCGCTCGAATCCAAACTCGACGCGATCGACGGCGAAAACTTCTACGGCCGGTGTTTCGTCCAGCGCATCTCCGACCGAGCCGACGCAACACCCACCCTCTACCTCCAGAACGTGGAAACCCGCGATCATATGGGCTATGCGATTCAGGCCGGCGCTGGACAGCTGGTTCTCGAGGGAGATATGGTCGCAATCCACAACTCGACGTTCTCGATCCCCGACGAAGTCCTCCGGGATCACAGCGATAGTTATTTCACGAACGTCAGCGTGGACCGGCTGTCGATCCACGACTGTAAAGAGAACTTGTTCGGGACACAGCACTCCGACGGGACCATCGCCACGCTCACCAGGGATAATAACCAGAGCGGACTCGGGAGTCCCGGAAACATCACCATCAAATCTGACAATCCCGGTGGGACTCCCTTCCAGCCAGCCACCCCTGCAGCGAGCGAGGTCGGAATAGCCGCCAACACCGACGGGTCACCATCGGTTTCCTGGCAGTCACCGACGAACAGCGTCACAGAGGGTGACGTGGTTCATCTTCAAGTGGAAGCGAGCGACAGCGAGGACAGCGACGATTCGCTGACGGTCGAATACCGAACCGATGGCGGCTCCTGGTCGACGATGGCCTACGATTCGAACACCGGGACGTACGAGGCCGACTGGGACACCGCGACGATCTCCGACGGCACGCACACACTAGAGGCCCGGGCAACCGACTCTGCGGGTAACAGTGCAAGCGCAAAAATCGAGATAGCTGTCAGGGGTCCGGTTTTCAACGACTGGACGCCACGCTGGGAGAGTTCCCACGACGACTGGAGTATAATTTCCGGCTCCGAGTTCACTGGCGGGTACGCTCTCGCGTTCGAACACAGCGGGGGCAACCGGACACGCTACGGCGCGTCCTACGACACGGTCGGCAAGCCCGCCGACGTCGAACTGCTCGACAAGTTCCGCGTTCCTGTCTTCAACTCCGACAGCGACCTCGGCTTCCACGCCCGGGCGTACCTCCGTGCGTCGGTTTCCGGCGGGAACGAAAACGGCTACTGGATTGAAGTGGAGAACCGGCGGAACGCCTTCCGACTCGGCAAGTACACAAACGGAAGCACAGCCACCCTCAAACGGTTCGGAACGCCGGTAGAAGATACGTTCTACTACCGACGGTTCCGAGTGGAGGGAGACACGGTGAAAGCGAAGATTTGGCAGGCTGATCAGTCCGAACCGGCCGACTGGGACGTCACCCTAACCGATACGGACCACTCGAACGGCTGGGTCGGACTGGGATCGTACGATGCCGGTCGAGTCGAGACGGACGTGTTCAGTGTCGCGACAGGCGGTGCCTCGGCGCAGTTTGCCGGCGGCGACGAAACGACCAAGCAAGACGAAAGCCCCTCGATCTCGTGGCAGTTCCCGTCAAGTGGGAGTACGCTCGGTGGTACAGTGAGTCTGCGAGCGACGGCAAGCGACAGCGAGGACAGCGACGATTCGCTGACGGTCGAATACCGAACCGATGGCGGCTCCTGGTCGACGATGGCCTACGATTCGAACACCGGGACGTACGAGGCCGACTGGGACACCGCGACGATCTCCGACGGCACGCACACACTCGAGGCCCGGGCAACCGACTCTGCGGGTAACAGTGCAAGCGCAAAAATCGACGCGACGGTCAAAAACGCGCCAGTCGTCGAAGAGTTCAGCGTGACTCAGACGAAAAACCAGGACTGGAACGAGTACGAGATCGACTGGTCGGTCGCGGATTCGAGCGCGGACCTCGATATGGTCGTTTCCACGCTCCGACACAACGGTGCAGTCGTGTCGGCACAGAGCACCCGAATCAGCGGTGACAGCGCGAGCTACCTGCACGCGCTGCGTGACAGGGGCACCGCTGACGAGATTCGACTCACGGTCAACGACACCGAAAACCGGACTCACACCGAGAGCAAAACCCTCTGA
- a CDS encoding glycosyltransferase family 2 protein codes for MSVVLPTYGRNEYVERAIESVLDQTYENIELYIVDDGSPTPVSETLAGMDFDRLEAVTFVRHHENRGANVARNSGIRAATGKYIAFLDDDDWWVETKISRQVSAFERAGPETGVVYTGVRKEAPTGTTVTRPTAEGNVVKELLTGKTFGQFSSVMVDTDVISTAGLPDERFPAWQDREWFFRLAQHCEFAAVSDPLTHRQTDLPDSITKKFEQKRDVAYPLFVAKHRSLAEEHGFYYTQTFLASMRRSLARSAARAGRYREARKFFVLAFLANPLHRPVHAHLVASLGGKWTYETAGLVRRSLDHVRSLLR; via the coding sequence GTGAGTGTCGTCCTTCCGACCTACGGTCGGAACGAATATGTCGAGCGAGCGATCGAGAGCGTTCTCGACCAGACGTACGAGAACATCGAACTGTATATCGTCGACGATGGATCGCCGACGCCGGTCTCGGAGACGCTGGCGGGGATGGACTTCGACCGTCTCGAAGCCGTGACGTTCGTCCGGCACCACGAGAATCGGGGAGCGAATGTCGCCCGTAATAGCGGAATTCGTGCGGCAACGGGGAAGTACATCGCGTTCTTGGACGACGACGACTGGTGGGTGGAGACGAAGATCAGCCGGCAAGTCAGTGCATTCGAGCGGGCTGGCCCTGAAACGGGTGTTGTCTACACCGGCGTGCGGAAGGAGGCACCGACGGGGACCACTGTCACCAGGCCGACGGCGGAAGGGAACGTTGTCAAAGAGCTGTTGACAGGCAAGACTTTTGGGCAGTTCTCGTCGGTAATGGTTGACACTGATGTCATCAGTACCGCCGGACTGCCGGACGAGCGGTTTCCCGCTTGGCAGGACCGTGAATGGTTTTTCCGGCTGGCCCAGCACTGTGAATTCGCCGCCGTCTCAGACCCGCTAACCCACCGCCAGACCGACCTACCGGACAGCATCACAAAGAAATTTGAGCAGAAGCGCGACGTTGCATATCCGCTGTTCGTAGCAAAGCACCGTTCGTTGGCCGAGGAACATGGTTTCTATTATACCCAGACGTTTCTCGCTTCGATGCGCAGGTCGCTGGCCCGGTCCGCAGCACGAGCGGGGAGATACCGCGAGGCACGAAAATTTTTCGTACTGGCATTTCTGGCAAATCCGTTGCATCGGCCAGTCCACGCACACCTCGTCGCATCGCTCGGTGGTAAGTGGACGTACGAAACTGCTGGTCTAGTACGTCGGTCGCTGGACCACGTCCGCTCACTCCTTCGGTAA
- a CDS encoding glycosyltransferase family 4 protein, giving the protein MYHAVISAANHPDPFNPYLGVFNYRSIKSLSETGVRTDVISPRPTAPPVGPYSEFGNIPAKYSYDTHEVHYPRFAYLLPQKLFKYTLSSWSISRMVPKFTEREFSTPDICHAGHIHYDGYALLPYCRDHNIPLTVMGRGKILNNYHTLSEISKRKVRETLDYADRILCVSESLAKIAEDILDEPKAVVLPNGANPSRYPTERKAQIRRELGVKPETTLILFCGGYTERKGIHEIRAGLDQIRHEDVQFVFVGHYGDLRTRLIEALETSSHEGYQVLWKVPPLALRRWFTAADIFILPSRAEGRPNTVYESMASETAVIASDVSGIPEQVVDGETGTLIPPEDPNALATAINNLINNREMQKRMGVNARERLVSEGWTWEAHAERLSSIHRSILEEGERPYPREEGERSSPNSPR; this is encoded by the coding sequence ATGTATCACGCGGTCATCAGCGCGGCGAACCACCCTGACCCGTTCAATCCGTATCTGGGCGTGTTCAATTACCGTTCTATAAAATCTCTCAGCGAGACGGGCGTCAGAACCGACGTGATCTCCCCGCGTCCGACTGCCCCGCCAGTCGGGCCGTACTCGGAGTTCGGCAACATCCCTGCGAAGTACAGCTATGACACACACGAGGTACACTACCCGCGGTTCGCCTACCTGCTGCCGCAGAAACTGTTCAAATACACACTGTCGTCGTGGTCGATCTCGAGAATGGTGCCAAAGTTCACCGAGCGAGAATTCTCGACGCCAGATATCTGTCACGCTGGCCACATCCACTACGACGGGTATGCGCTGCTCCCATACTGTCGAGATCACAACATCCCGTTGACTGTTATGGGTCGAGGAAAGATTCTAAACAATTACCACACCCTCTCCGAAATCAGTAAGCGGAAAGTCAGGGAGACGCTCGACTATGCGGACCGGATTCTCTGTGTGAGTGAGTCACTTGCCAAGATAGCGGAAGACATCCTCGACGAACCGAAGGCTGTTGTCCTCCCGAACGGGGCCAACCCATCCCGGTATCCGACAGAGAGAAAGGCGCAGATACGTCGCGAGCTCGGGGTGAAGCCAGAGACGACACTGATCCTGTTCTGCGGCGGCTACACCGAGCGGAAGGGAATTCACGAAATCCGTGCGGGGCTGGACCAGATACGGCACGAGGACGTCCAGTTCGTGTTCGTCGGCCACTATGGCGACCTCCGAACTCGTCTTATCGAGGCGCTCGAGACAAGTTCACACGAGGGGTACCAGGTACTCTGGAAGGTTCCGCCGCTGGCCCTGCGGAGGTGGTTTACTGCTGCGGACATCTTTATCCTCCCGAGCCGCGCGGAGGGCAGGCCCAACACTGTATACGAGTCGATGGCTAGTGAGACAGCCGTCATCGCCTCGGATGTATCGGGCATCCCGGAGCAGGTCGTGGACGGGGAAACTGGAACGCTGATCCCGCCTGAAGACCCTAACGCCCTCGCGACAGCTATCAATAACCTCATCAATAACCGAGAGATGCAGAAGCGTATGGGGGTTAATGCCCGGGAGCGACTCGTCTCCGAAGGCTGGACCTGGGAGGCACACGCTGAGCGGCTATCCAGTATCCATAGGTCGATACTCGAGGAGGGTGAGCGACCGTACCCGAGAGAAGAAGGCGAGCGTTCTAGCCCCAATTCACCGCGGTGA